A portion of the Micromonospora vinacea genome contains these proteins:
- a CDS encoding sensor histidine kinase, which translates to MAIGVVGLTVGLALGGVVLLGALGFVLQRTVDTEAFRTADAVALLAAEDALPDPLPVAGGQVRVQVVDAQGRIRAASIDADRLVPMVRPERLNRDGRQRLEVPAERVGLNGPVRVVAVPAGTAADPLTVLVARSMADVRHSTHVVRTILLVAFPLLVAVLAAVAWRVVGATLRPVEALRRGAEEITGRAGTGRLPVPASADEIHRLAVTLNGMLGRLESARVRQRAFVSDAAHELRSPLANIRTELEVAQRLADRTDWTAVTANLLADTERLSRLVDDLLLLARLDETPPTRGTGPVELGVLLTEVAARYPSPPVRVTLPAGPLWTIGTVEELRRVLTNLVDNAVRHAQGDVVLAAEATTSTTGVAGTTTGSGVGAYHLVTVTDDGPGVPVADRQRVFDRFTRLDDGRARDDGGAGLGLAIVRELVRRAGGSITLTDAPGQQGLRVCLLLPALPADDGQRSTARDDDLPPPAHH; encoded by the coding sequence CTGGCGATCGGTGTGGTCGGCCTCACCGTCGGGCTGGCCCTGGGCGGGGTGGTGCTGCTCGGCGCGCTCGGCTTCGTGCTTCAGCGCACTGTCGACACCGAGGCGTTCCGTACCGCCGACGCGGTCGCCCTGCTCGCCGCCGAGGACGCGTTGCCCGATCCGCTGCCGGTGGCCGGCGGGCAGGTCCGCGTGCAGGTGGTCGACGCGCAGGGGCGGATCCGGGCGGCCTCGATCGACGCCGACCGTCTGGTGCCGATGGTCCGTCCGGAGCGGCTGAACCGCGACGGTCGGCAGCGGCTGGAGGTGCCGGCCGAGCGGGTCGGGCTCAACGGCCCGGTCCGGGTGGTCGCCGTACCCGCCGGCACCGCGGCCGACCCGCTCACCGTGCTGGTCGCCCGCTCGATGGCCGACGTGCGGCACAGCACCCATGTGGTCCGGACCATCCTGCTGGTGGCGTTCCCGCTGCTGGTGGCGGTGCTGGCCGCGGTGGCGTGGCGGGTGGTGGGCGCGACCCTGCGGCCGGTGGAGGCGTTACGTCGAGGCGCCGAGGAGATCACCGGGAGGGCCGGCACCGGCCGGCTGCCGGTGCCGGCGTCGGCCGACGAGATCCATCGCCTGGCGGTCACCCTCAACGGCATGCTGGGCCGGCTGGAGTCCGCCCGTGTCCGGCAGCGGGCCTTCGTCTCCGACGCCGCACACGAGCTGCGCAGCCCGTTGGCCAACATCCGGACGGAGCTGGAGGTGGCCCAGCGCCTCGCCGACCGGACGGACTGGACGGCGGTGACCGCCAACCTGCTCGCCGACACCGAGCGGCTGAGCCGCCTGGTCGACGATCTCCTGCTGCTGGCCCGGCTGGACGAGACCCCGCCAACCCGGGGGACCGGCCCGGTGGAGCTGGGCGTGTTGCTCACCGAGGTGGCCGCCCGCTACCCGTCGCCGCCGGTGCGGGTGACGCTGCCTGCGGGCCCGCTCTGGACGATCGGCACCGTCGAGGAGTTGCGGCGCGTGCTGACCAACCTGGTCGACAACGCGGTACGGCACGCGCAGGGTGATGTCGTGCTCGCGGCCGAGGCGACGACGTCGACGACGGGGGTGGCGGGGACGACGACCGGGTCTGGCGTCGGGGCGTACCACCTGGTGACGGTGACCGACGACGGCCCGGGCGTCCCGGTGGCGGACCGGCAGCGGGTCTTCGACCGGTTCACCCGGCTGGATGACGGACGGGCCCGCGACGACGGGGGCGCCGGCCTGGGGCTGGCCATCGTTCGGGAGTTGGTCCGACGCGCGGGCGGCAGCATCACCCTGACCGACGCGCCGGGGCAGCAGGGGCTACGGGTGTGCCTGCTGCTGCCGGCGTTGCCGGCCGACGACGGCCAAAGGTCGACGGCGCGTGACGACGACCTGCCCCCACCCGCCCACCACTGA
- a CDS encoding sporulation protein, whose product MVFKKMLSAFGVGGPSVDTVLTNPNTRPGLTLDGQVNLVGGDAEAAIEQVVIGLVTRVEVEGHDTEYAGTMEFHRMAVSGPLQLAPKQQLSIPFQLPVPWETPITDVYGQRLHGMTMGLRTELAIARAVDKSDLDQVAVHPLPVHERILEAFQRLGFRFKHADLERGHIRGVQQTLPFYQEIEFFASPQYANSINEVELTFVTSQRGVEVILECDKRGGFLSAGHDAFGRYQVAHTDADRVDWAQVVDGWLRETTSRYGSLRSQYGPSHGHGRGRGHGMGGMVAGAALGVAGGMVAGEMIEDAFEGDFGDFGGDE is encoded by the coding sequence ATGGTCTTCAAGAAGATGTTGAGCGCGTTCGGTGTGGGCGGTCCCAGCGTGGACACCGTGCTGACCAACCCCAACACCCGGCCCGGCCTGACCCTCGACGGGCAGGTCAACCTCGTCGGTGGCGACGCTGAGGCAGCCATCGAGCAGGTGGTGATCGGCCTGGTCACCCGGGTCGAGGTCGAGGGACACGACACCGAGTACGCGGGCACGATGGAGTTCCACCGCATGGCGGTCAGTGGTCCGCTCCAGCTCGCCCCGAAGCAGCAGCTCTCGATCCCGTTCCAACTGCCGGTGCCGTGGGAGACCCCGATCACCGACGTGTACGGCCAGCGCCTGCACGGCATGACGATGGGTCTGCGCACCGAGCTGGCGATCGCCCGCGCGGTCGACAAGAGCGACCTGGACCAGGTGGCGGTGCACCCGCTGCCGGTGCACGAGCGGATCCTGGAGGCGTTCCAGCGGCTCGGTTTCCGGTTCAAGCACGCCGACCTGGAGCGTGGTCACATCCGGGGCGTGCAGCAGACGCTGCCGTTCTACCAGGAGATTGAGTTCTTCGCGTCGCCGCAGTACGCGAACTCGATCAACGAGGTGGAGCTGACCTTCGTGACCAGCCAGCGCGGTGTCGAGGTCATCCTGGAGTGTGACAAGCGCGGCGGGTTCCTCAGCGCCGGGCACGACGCGTTCGGTCGCTACCAGGTGGCGCACACCGACGCCGACCGGGTGGACTGGGCGCAGGTCGTCGACGGTTGGCTGCGCGAGACGACGTCCCGCTACGGCAGCCTCCGCTCGCAGTACGGCCCGAGCCACGGTCATGGTCGCGGCCGCGGGCACGGCATGGGCGGCATGGTGGCCGGGGCGGCGCTCGGCGTCGCGGGCGGCATGGTCGCCGGCGAGATGATCGAGGACGCGTTCGAGGGCGACTTCGGCGACTTCGGCGGCGACGAGTAA
- a CDS encoding HelD family protein gives MSRHSGGSGELPLDDETGREQEYVSMLYNRLDELREQAAHRLTAELHNTGGTLQDRSQRDSSVAMYADQVEQFSAVENGLCFGRLDGDDDSRRYIGRIGIFDTSGDYDPLLMDWRAPAARPFYLATAANPQGVRRRRHLRTRQRKVTGLNDEVLDIDTASPGGHEELTGEASLLAALNAGRTGRMRDIVETIQAEQDEVIRAELPGVMVVQGGPGTGKTAVALHRAAYLLYTHRRELSSRGVLLVGPNATFLRYISQVLPTLAETGVLLRTQGDLFPGVSAQRTEPAETAALKGRGVLAEVLALAVQDRQWVPDEPLEIEVERETLTLDPEIVRAARDRVRRADRPHNLARALFDVEIVHALAEQVAERIGADPLGGDNLLDEADRAEIRRELREETEIQAALDQLWPVLTPQRLLADLYADPDRIAAAAPMLSEDERALLRRERGGWTPADVPLLDEAAELLGEDERAAAARRDRIRMMEREYAEGVLEIARGSRSIDVEDEAEGGEILGVTDLIDADRLLERQEEADRLTTAQRAAADRTWAFGHVIVDEAQELSPMAWRLLMRRCPSRSMTIVGDVAQTGALSGTPSWSEALAPYVEQRWRLTELTVSYRTPAEIMAVAADVLAEIDPTLRPPRSVRESGVPPWDRTVPDGRLAAELVAEASREVAGLTEGRLGVLVPAGRVGELGEAVTAALPEAAVGEHPELESRVVVLTVAQAKGLEFDSVLVVDPDRMLAESPRGRSDLYVALTRATQRLGILRPTR, from the coding sequence TTGTCAAGGCACTCCGGCGGTTCCGGCGAATTGCCGCTCGACGACGAGACCGGTCGCGAGCAGGAGTACGTCTCGATGCTCTACAACCGGCTGGACGAGCTGCGTGAGCAGGCCGCCCACCGGCTCACCGCCGAGCTGCACAACACCGGCGGCACCCTCCAGGACCGCTCACAGCGCGACAGCTCGGTAGCGATGTACGCCGATCAGGTCGAACAGTTCTCCGCCGTGGAGAACGGGCTCTGCTTCGGCCGTCTCGACGGCGACGACGACTCCCGCCGCTACATCGGCCGGATCGGCATCTTCGACACCAGTGGGGACTACGACCCGTTGCTGATGGACTGGCGGGCCCCCGCCGCCCGCCCGTTCTACCTCGCCACCGCCGCGAACCCCCAGGGCGTACGCCGTCGTCGGCACCTCCGCACCCGGCAGCGCAAGGTGACCGGGCTCAACGACGAGGTGCTCGACATCGACACCGCCTCCCCCGGCGGCCACGAGGAGCTGACCGGTGAGGCTTCGCTGCTCGCCGCGCTCAACGCGGGCCGTACCGGCCGGATGCGCGACATCGTCGAGACCATCCAGGCCGAACAGGATGAGGTCATCCGGGCGGAACTCCCGGGCGTCATGGTGGTCCAGGGCGGCCCCGGCACCGGCAAGACCGCTGTCGCGCTGCACCGGGCGGCGTACCTGCTCTACACGCACCGCCGGGAACTCTCCAGCCGCGGCGTGCTGCTGGTCGGCCCGAACGCGACCTTCCTGCGCTACATCTCCCAGGTGCTGCCGACGCTGGCCGAGACCGGCGTGCTGCTGCGTACCCAGGGTGATCTCTTTCCCGGGGTGAGCGCCCAACGGACCGAGCCGGCCGAGACCGCGGCGCTCAAGGGCCGGGGGGTGCTGGCCGAGGTGTTGGCGCTGGCCGTACAGGACCGGCAGTGGGTGCCGGACGAGCCGCTGGAGATCGAGGTCGAGCGGGAGACGCTGACCCTCGACCCGGAGATCGTGCGCGCCGCCCGGGACCGGGTCCGCCGCGCCGACCGGCCGCACAACCTGGCCCGCGCGCTGTTCGACGTGGAGATCGTGCACGCGCTCGCCGAGCAGGTGGCCGAACGCATCGGCGCCGACCCGCTCGGCGGGGACAACCTCCTCGACGAGGCCGACCGGGCCGAGATCCGCCGTGAGCTGCGCGAGGAGACGGAGATCCAGGCCGCCCTCGACCAGCTGTGGCCGGTGCTCACCCCGCAGCGACTGCTCGCCGACCTGTACGCCGACCCGGACCGGATCGCCGCCGCCGCACCGATGCTCAGCGAGGACGAGCGGGCGCTGCTGCGCCGCGAGCGCGGCGGCTGGACGCCGGCCGACGTCCCGCTGCTGGACGAGGCCGCCGAACTGCTCGGCGAGGACGAACGCGCCGCCGCCGCCCGGCGGGACCGGATCCGGATGATGGAACGGGAGTACGCCGAGGGCGTGCTGGAGATCGCCCGGGGTTCCCGCTCGATCGACGTCGAGGACGAGGCCGAGGGCGGTGAGATCCTGGGCGTGACCGACCTGATCGACGCGGATCGGCTGCTGGAACGGCAGGAGGAGGCCGACCGGCTGACCACGGCGCAGCGGGCCGCCGCCGACCGCACCTGGGCGTTCGGTCACGTCATCGTGGACGAGGCACAGGAGCTGTCGCCGATGGCCTGGCGGCTGCTGATGCGCCGCTGCCCGAGTCGGTCCATGACGATCGTCGGGGATGTGGCACAGACCGGTGCGCTCAGCGGCACGCCGTCCTGGTCGGAGGCCCTCGCCCCGTACGTGGAGCAGCGGTGGCGGCTCACCGAGCTGACTGTCAGCTACCGCACCCCTGCCGAGATCATGGCGGTCGCCGCCGACGTACTGGCCGAGATCGACCCGACGCTGCGGCCGCCGCGCTCGGTGCGGGAGAGCGGCGTACCGCCGTGGGACCGGACGGTGCCCGACGGGCGGTTGGCGGCGGAGTTGGTCGCCGAGGCCAGCCGGGAGGTGGCCGGGTTGACCGAGGGTCGACTCGGGGTGCTCGTGCCGGCCGGCCGGGTGGGCGAGTTGGGCGAGGCGGTGACCGCCGCCCTGCCCGAAGCCGCCGTCGGTGAGCATCCGGAGCTGGAGAGCCGGGTGGTGGTGCTGACCGTCGCGCAGGCCAAGGGGTTGGAGTTCGACTCGGTGCTGGTGGTCGACCCGGACCGGATGCTGGCCGAGTCCCCCCGCGGACGCAGCGACCTGTACGTAGCCCTGACCCGCGCAACCCAACGCCTGGGCATCCTCCGCCCCACCCGCTAA
- a CDS encoding SGNH/GDSL hydrolase family protein — MILRTGQRVVFIGDSITDCGRRDVAAPYGSGYVSLVRALVDARHPELELEWVNRGVGGDTVRDLAARWDDDAIAERPDWLAVMIGINDIWRHYGDRPDEAVGIEEYERTLRDLLRRAVAATGCRLILGDPFFIEPDRSVPQRADTDRYAAVVAGLATEFDAVHVANQAAFDRVLTVSPATRWADDRVHPHLPGHAVLADAYLTALSVS, encoded by the coding sequence ATGATCCTGCGGACCGGGCAACGGGTGGTCTTCATCGGGGACAGCATCACCGATTGTGGTCGACGCGACGTCGCCGCGCCCTACGGCAGCGGATATGTGAGCCTCGTGCGCGCCCTGGTCGACGCGCGGCACCCCGAGTTGGAGCTGGAGTGGGTCAACCGGGGTGTGGGCGGCGACACGGTGCGGGACCTGGCCGCCCGCTGGGACGACGATGCCATCGCCGAGCGCCCCGACTGGCTCGCGGTGATGATCGGCATCAACGACATCTGGCGGCACTACGGCGACCGGCCGGATGAGGCAGTCGGCATCGAGGAGTACGAGCGCACCCTGCGTGACCTGCTCCGTCGGGCGGTCGCCGCGACCGGCTGCCGACTGATCCTTGGTGACCCGTTCTTCATCGAGCCGGACCGGAGCGTCCCGCAACGCGCCGACACCGACCGGTACGCGGCGGTCGTGGCGGGGCTGGCCACCGAGTTCGACGCGGTGCACGTGGCCAACCAGGCGGCGTTCGACCGGGTGCTAACGGTGAGTCCGGCGACGCGCTGGGCCGACGACCGGGTCCACCCGCACCTGCCCGGCCACGCGGTCCTCGCCGACGCGTACCTCACCGCCCTCAGTGTCTCCTGA
- a CDS encoding response regulator transcription factor has translation MRVLVVEDEARLAAALQRGLQAEGFAVDVAATGPAGLDAARHGGYDAMILDVMLPGLSGYELVRRLRAEQHWLPVLMLSAKDGEYDQADGLDCGADDYLTKPFSYVVLLARLRALLRRGAPERPTVLAVGDLRLDPARRRVTRADAEVVLTAREFALLDYLMRRPGQVISKIELLDHVWDASLETAPNAVEVYVGYLRRKLGRDRLETVRGAGYRLAT, from the coding sequence GTGCGCGTGCTGGTGGTGGAGGACGAGGCCCGGCTGGCGGCCGCCCTGCAACGCGGTCTGCAGGCGGAGGGGTTCGCGGTGGACGTGGCGGCGACCGGCCCTGCTGGCCTGGACGCTGCCCGGCACGGCGGGTACGACGCCATGATCCTCGACGTGATGCTGCCCGGCCTCTCCGGGTACGAGCTGGTCCGGCGCCTGCGCGCGGAGCAGCACTGGTTGCCGGTGCTGATGCTCTCGGCGAAGGACGGCGAGTACGACCAGGCCGACGGCCTCGACTGCGGCGCCGACGACTACCTGACCAAACCCTTCTCGTACGTGGTGCTGCTGGCCCGGCTGCGGGCGCTGCTACGTCGGGGCGCACCGGAGCGCCCGACCGTGCTGGCGGTCGGTGACCTGCGGCTGGACCCGGCCCGCCGACGGGTGACCCGGGCGGACGCCGAAGTGGTGCTGACGGCGCGGGAGTTCGCGCTGCTGGACTACCTGATGCGCCGGCCGGGCCAGGTGATCTCCAAGATCGAGTTGTTGGACCACGTCTGGGACGCGAGCCTGGAGACAGCGCCGAACGCCGTCGAGGTGTACGTCGGCTACCTGCGCCGCAAGCTCGGCCGGGACCGGCTGGAGACGGTCCGGGGCGCCGGCTACCGGCTGGCGACGTGA
- a CDS encoding LolA family protein has protein sequence MSVLRSRPVLRWLVPATAAVAVIGGGAAIGTFAAEAEPSLPPRTAAQLLVDLQTSRLEGLSGTVVQRADLGLPPLVGLIPGNELTTLLTGTHTLRVWYSGPDKQRVALMDTLGEQDIIRNGQDLWTWQSRGNTATHRTLGDDAGAWKPAPEPAASLPATPQQAADLALGAIDPSTEVSVGRSATVAGQDAYELVLQPRDGDSLVHQLRIAIDAKQHVPLRFEVLAKGSDRPAFEVAFTQVDYRRPDADQFTFNPPPGVTVDEEKAERPAAGKPGHAEPKGDPQVRAVGTGWTTVLVGRLDGANADRKTPAKPAAAPGGSAPDVDMSKLLGGLPAVSGDWGSGRLLTSKLFSVLLTDDGRVLAGAVTPERLYQAARG, from the coding sequence ATGTCCGTCCTGAGAAGCCGTCCCGTCCTTCGTTGGCTGGTCCCGGCCACCGCGGCCGTCGCCGTCATCGGCGGAGGCGCGGCGATCGGCACGTTCGCCGCCGAGGCCGAGCCGAGCCTGCCGCCCCGAACCGCCGCTCAGCTCCTGGTCGACCTACAGACATCCCGACTGGAGGGGCTGTCCGGGACCGTTGTGCAACGCGCCGATCTCGGTCTGCCGCCCCTCGTCGGGCTGATTCCCGGCAACGAGCTGACCACCCTGCTGACCGGCACCCACACCCTGCGGGTCTGGTATTCCGGGCCGGACAAGCAGCGGGTCGCGCTGATGGACACCCTGGGTGAGCAGGACATCATCCGCAACGGCCAGGACCTGTGGACCTGGCAGAGCCGCGGCAACACCGCCACCCACCGCACGCTGGGCGACGACGCCGGGGCCTGGAAGCCGGCCCCCGAACCGGCAGCGAGCCTGCCGGCCACCCCGCAGCAGGCCGCCGACCTGGCGTTGGGCGCGATCGACCCGAGCACCGAGGTCAGCGTCGGCCGGTCCGCGACAGTCGCCGGCCAGGACGCATACGAGTTGGTGCTCCAGCCGCGCGACGGTGACTCTCTGGTACATCAGCTGCGGATCGCCATCGACGCCAAGCAGCACGTGCCGCTGCGCTTCGAGGTGCTCGCGAAGGGCAGCGACCGGCCGGCGTTCGAGGTGGCCTTCACCCAGGTCGACTACCGCCGCCCGGACGCCGACCAGTTCACCTTCAACCCGCCGCCCGGTGTGACGGTCGACGAGGAGAAGGCCGAGCGGCCGGCCGCCGGTAAGCCCGGCCACGCCGAACCGAAGGGTGACCCGCAGGTGCGCGCCGTAGGCACCGGCTGGACGACAGTGCTGGTCGGCCGCCTCGACGGCGCCAACGCCGACCGGAAGACCCCCGCGAAGCCGGCTGCGGCACCGGGCGGCTCCGCGCCGGACGTCGACATGTCGAAGCTGCTCGGCGGGCTGCCGGCGGTCAGTGGCGACTGGGGCAGCGGTCGGCTCCTCACCAGCAAGCTGTTCAGCGTGCTGCTCACCGATGACGGCCGGGTGCTCGCCGGAGCCGTCACTCCGGAGCGGCTCTACCAGGCTGCCCGCGGCTGA
- a CDS encoding glycerophosphodiester phosphodiesterase family protein, with translation MRTVRRTAVAALVAATVTTGLAVPAQAKPRPDRTFDVQAHRGGLGLRVENTLASFGNALQLGVTTLELDVQITEDGQAVVTHDRKISGAKCVDTSPVTPGDPEFPYVGKYINTLSLAQVRSLDCGSKTLSDKPGQLAVPGARMPLLREVFALVNRYRAKDVKLNVETKVEAGAPSETAPREQFVRVTAAEIRAAGLLKQVTIQSFDWGALMRMRQVEPKLPLVALTNYDFLQTGQPGASPWLGGLDIDDFGGDPIKAIRSFGASAFSPVHGMPQNGTVTDPGYKPYVTKEMVAQAHRYGIKVIPWTVDDVPTMTKLIDDGVDGIITDYPDRLRGLLAQRGYRLPKAYTAPFDIQAHRGGRATRPENTLPAFANALANRAISTLELDTNVTADGKLVVLHDRTVNGSHCIDTAPVRPGDRKFPYVGKPVHELTLAQLKTVDCGTKTLPELPAQVPAPGARIPTLDEVFALVKASGRTDIGMNIETKISPVVNDTEPYRSFTRKLVDAIQRAGFTSRATIQSFDWRTITYARQLDRRIGTVGLVWQYGPAECTTLADECSLEAVYGNPSVKSPWTGGLDWWKYQDLGKLTRAAGAGTVSANWQVHDPNQGTVTSTDWYLRENPAYFHGPDVRTLQTRYDLKVIPYTVDDATVMQRVIDLGVDGIITDDPDLLVSVATRNGLR, from the coding sequence GTGCGCACAGTACGCCGTACCGCCGTCGCGGCCCTGGTGGCCGCGACGGTGACGACCGGGCTCGCGGTGCCCGCCCAGGCGAAGCCGCGACCGGACCGGACATTCGACGTGCAGGCCCACCGGGGTGGCCTCGGGCTGCGGGTGGAGAACACCCTCGCCTCCTTCGGCAACGCCCTCCAACTCGGGGTGACCACCCTCGAACTGGACGTGCAGATCACCGAGGACGGCCAGGCCGTCGTCACCCACGACCGCAAGATCAGTGGTGCCAAGTGCGTCGACACCAGCCCGGTGACGCCCGGCGACCCGGAGTTCCCGTACGTCGGGAAGTACATCAACACGCTCAGCCTGGCCCAGGTGCGCTCGCTCGACTGCGGCTCGAAGACGCTGTCCGACAAGCCCGGCCAGCTCGCCGTCCCCGGTGCCCGGATGCCGCTGCTGCGTGAGGTCTTCGCGCTGGTCAACCGCTACCGGGCGAAGGACGTGAAGCTCAACGTCGAGACCAAGGTGGAGGCGGGCGCGCCGAGCGAGACCGCCCCCCGCGAGCAGTTCGTCCGGGTGACCGCGGCCGAGATCCGCGCCGCCGGGCTGCTCAAGCAGGTCACCATCCAGAGCTTCGACTGGGGCGCGCTGATGCGCATGCGTCAGGTCGAGCCGAAGCTGCCGCTTGTCGCCCTGACCAACTACGACTTCCTCCAGACCGGTCAGCCGGGTGCCTCGCCGTGGCTGGGCGGGCTGGACATCGACGACTTCGGCGGCGACCCGATCAAGGCGATCCGCAGCTTCGGCGCCAGCGCCTTCTCGCCGGTGCACGGCATGCCGCAGAACGGCACGGTCACCGACCCGGGCTACAAGCCGTACGTCACGAAGGAAATGGTCGCCCAGGCGCACCGCTACGGGATCAAGGTGATTCCGTGGACTGTCGACGACGTGCCGACCATGACCAAGCTGATCGACGACGGCGTGGACGGCATCATCACCGACTACCCGGACCGGTTGCGTGGCCTGCTGGCGCAGCGCGGTTACCGGCTGCCGAAGGCGTACACCGCGCCGTTCGACATCCAGGCGCACCGGGGTGGTCGGGCCACCCGGCCGGAGAACACCCTGCCGGCGTTCGCGAACGCGCTCGCCAACCGGGCCATCTCCACCCTGGAGCTGGACACCAACGTGACAGCCGACGGCAAGCTCGTGGTGCTGCACGATCGCACGGTCAACGGCTCGCACTGCATCGACACCGCCCCGGTGCGCCCCGGAGACCGGAAGTTCCCGTACGTGGGCAAGCCGGTGCACGAGCTGACCCTGGCGCAGCTCAAGACCGTCGACTGCGGCACGAAGACACTGCCCGAACTGCCCGCCCAGGTGCCCGCACCCGGTGCCCGGATCCCGACCCTGGACGAGGTCTTCGCCCTGGTGAAGGCGAGTGGCCGCACCGACATCGGAATGAACATCGAGACGAAGATCAGCCCGGTGGTGAACGACACCGAGCCGTACCGCAGCTTCACCCGCAAGCTCGTTGACGCAATCCAGCGGGCCGGCTTCACCAGTCGGGCCACCATCCAGTCGTTCGACTGGCGCACCATCACGTACGCCCGGCAGCTCGACCGGCGGATCGGCACTGTCGGCCTGGTCTGGCAGTACGGTCCGGCCGAGTGCACGACCCTCGCCGACGAGTGCTCGCTGGAGGCGGTCTACGGCAACCCGTCGGTGAAGAGCCCGTGGACCGGTGGGCTGGACTGGTGGAAGTACCAGGACCTCGGCAAGCTGACCCGGGCCGCGGGCGCCGGCACGGTGTCCGCCAACTGGCAGGTGCACGACCCGAACCAGGGCACTGTCACCTCGACCGACTGGTACCTGCGGGAGAACCCGGCATACTTCCACGGACCGGACGTTCGGACCCTCCAGACGCGGTACGACCTGAAGGTGATCCCGTACACCGTCGACGACGCGACGGTGATGCAGCGGGTCATCGACCTCGGCGTCGACGGCATCATCACCGACGACCCGGACCTTCTGGTGAGCGTGGCGACCCGCAACGGCCTGCGCTGA